A stretch of Halalkalicoccus subterraneus DNA encodes these proteins:
- the pyrH gene encoding UMP kinase: MNVVVSIGGSVLAPDLGANRVEDHAGVIRELADEGCSIGAVVGGGGIAREYISTARGLGANEIELDTIGIDVTRLNARLLIAALGEAVVPAPVKTYEEAGEVLRDGDVCVMGGVAPAQTTDAVSAALAEYTNADLLVYATSVPGVFDADPNENPDAERFEEVTASELVDTIADIEMSAGSSAPVDLLAAKIIERSGMRTIVLDGTEPERIASAIRYGDHEGTDVVPEGVGDEPTYWAEDER, from the coding sequence ATGAACGTGGTCGTTTCTATCGGCGGCAGCGTCCTCGCGCCGGATCTCGGTGCCAACCGGGTCGAGGACCACGCCGGAGTCATCCGGGAGCTCGCCGACGAGGGCTGTTCGATCGGCGCGGTCGTCGGCGGCGGCGGGATCGCACGCGAGTACATCTCCACCGCTCGCGGGCTGGGAGCAAACGAGATCGAACTCGACACTATCGGGATCGACGTCACCCGCCTCAACGCCCGGCTGCTGATCGCCGCGCTGGGCGAGGCGGTCGTCCCCGCACCGGTCAAAACCTACGAGGAGGCCGGCGAAGTCCTGCGGGACGGCGACGTCTGCGTGATGGGCGGGGTCGCCCCGGCTCAGACCACCGACGCGGTCAGCGCCGCCCTCGCCGAGTACACCAACGCCGATCTGCTCGTCTATGCGACGAGCGTCCCGGGTGTCTTCGACGCCGATCCCAACGAGAACCCCGACGCCGAGCGTTTCGAGGAGGTGACCGCGAGCGAACTGGTCGATACGATCGCCGACATCGAGATGAGTGCGGGTTCCTCGGCGCCCGTCGACCTGCTCGCGGCGAAGATCATCGAACGCTCCGGGATGCGTACCATCGTCCTCGACGGCACCGAACCCGAACGGATCGCGAGCGCGATCAGGTACGGCGATCACGAGGGAACCGACGTCGTCCCCGAGGGTGTGGGCGACGAACCCACCTACTGGGCCGAGGATGAGCGATAG
- the lysS gene encoding lysine--tRNA ligase — MSDSVDADADPYTLRDEDEDGTGERGFVFWADEVADEVEARNPDESIVIKGGISPSGVPHIGNVNEIMRGYFVAEVLRERGHEVRQVFTADDKDRLRGLPRKLADLDGDIVDLGDVDAGALGRNLGKPYTAIPDPFGCCESYGAHFSTLIGRSAELLGVPIEIESNTAMYADGEFEDSTRYLLEHRQRAREVLSEYQDGVDENYVPFLAECSNCGHLTDRITGVNLESDTVEYECVDVEAGEQVIEGCGHEGTATVREGKLPWRFEWVAQWRALGVDFEPFGKDHAEGSWPSGVDIARNVFEFEPPVPMVYEWFTLDGEAFSSSAGNVMLVSEVLELIEPEVLRYFFAKDPGRARDFNVERIDLLVDEFDRLERIYFGEVEADEREQRRAERIYPFCVDEVREDRIRLPYTFAAVLGMTDDPDLREEIARHEGHIPKDTPDWAVEAALQRVELARNWARETGNEYDYDLKRTELPDVAVSERTEEALEELADFVEAGHTPEEIQGEIYEVAKRNDVPIGEFFATGYRLFFDQDQGPKLGQFLGKLDREFVLARLRRER, encoded by the coding sequence ATGAGCGATAGCGTCGACGCGGACGCCGACCCGTACACGCTCCGTGACGAAGACGAGGACGGAACCGGGGAACGCGGGTTCGTCTTCTGGGCCGACGAGGTAGCCGACGAGGTGGAGGCCCGAAACCCCGACGAATCGATCGTCATCAAGGGGGGGATCTCCCCCTCCGGAGTGCCCCACATCGGCAACGTCAACGAGATCATGCGCGGGTACTTCGTCGCGGAGGTCCTCCGCGAGCGCGGTCACGAGGTCCGACAGGTCTTCACCGCCGACGACAAGGACCGACTCCGGGGGCTGCCCCGAAAGCTCGCGGATCTGGACGGTGACATCGTCGATCTGGGCGACGTGGATGCCGGGGCGCTCGGGCGCAACCTCGGCAAGCCCTACACCGCGATCCCCGACCCCTTCGGCTGTTGTGAATCGTACGGCGCGCACTTCTCGACGCTGATCGGGCGAAGCGCCGAGCTCCTAGGGGTGCCCATCGAGATCGAATCGAACACCGCGATGTACGCCGACGGGGAGTTCGAAGACTCGACGCGGTATCTGCTCGAACACCGCCAACGTGCCCGCGAAGTCCTCTCGGAGTATCAGGACGGCGTCGACGAGAACTACGTCCCGTTTCTCGCCGAGTGTTCAAACTGTGGGCACCTGACCGACCGGATCACGGGCGTGAACCTCGAATCGGACACGGTCGAGTACGAGTGCGTGGACGTCGAGGCCGGCGAGCAGGTCATCGAGGGCTGTGGCCACGAGGGAACCGCAACGGTCCGGGAGGGCAAGCTCCCGTGGCGCTTCGAGTGGGTCGCCCAGTGGCGCGCACTCGGGGTGGACTTCGAGCCGTTCGGCAAGGACCACGCCGAAGGCTCGTGGCCGAGCGGGGTCGATATCGCCCGAAACGTCTTCGAGTTCGAGCCGCCGGTGCCGATGGTTTACGAGTGGTTCACCCTCGACGGCGAGGCTTTCTCCTCGTCGGCGGGCAACGTCATGCTCGTCTCCGAAGTCTTAGAGCTGATCGAGCCCGAGGTGCTCAGGTACTTCTTCGCGAAGGACCCGGGCCGCGCGCGGGACTTCAACGTCGAGCGGATCGATCTTTTAGTTGATGAGTTCGACCGGCTCGAGCGGATCTACTTCGGGGAGGTCGAGGCCGACGAGCGCGAACAGCGGCGCGCCGAGCGGATCTACCCGTTCTGCGTCGACGAGGTACGCGAAGACCGGATTCGTCTGCCCTACACCTTCGCCGCCGTGCTGGGCATGACCGACGACCCCGACCTGCGCGAGGAGATCGCCCGCCACGAGGGTCACATCCCGAAGGATACCCCCGACTGGGCCGTCGAGGCAGCCCTCCAGCGCGTCGAACTGGCGCGAAACTGGGCGCGCGAGACCGGAAACGAGTACGACTACGACCTCAAGCGGACCGAACTCCCCGACGTCGCCGTCTCGGAGCGCACGGAGGAGGCACTCGAAGAGCTCGCCGATTTCGTCGAGGCGGGCCACACACCCGAGGAGATCCAGGGCGAGATCTACGAGGTCGCAAAGCGCAACGACGTCCCGATCGGGGAGTTCTTCGCCACGGGCTATCGCCTCTTTTTCGATCAGGACCAAGGTCCCAAGCTGGGTCAGTTCCTCGGCAAACTCGACCGGGAGTTCGTCCTCGCGCGGCTTCGCCGCGAGCGCTGA
- a CDS encoding DUF7836 family putative zinc-binding protein translates to MNETFVRLLCPECGKSWERKPKELPTHTEGFACDSCEAERRTAEFARTDRDLDVLKQFQ, encoded by the coding sequence ATGAACGAGACGTTCGTGCGCCTGCTGTGTCCCGAGTGCGGGAAATCCTGGGAACGAAAACCCAAGGAGCTACCGACCCATACCGAGGGGTTCGCCTGCGACAGCTGCGAGGCCGAACGCCGGACCGCGGAGTTCGCCCGGACCGACCGGGATCTGGACGTTTTGAAACAGTTCCAGTAA
- a CDS encoding site-2 protease family protein: MSTLTWVLVGLALYWAILLSARSRGLLPEYVGTQGPIITLHTKRGRVLLDTLARPKRFWRAFSNVGVGIALVVMALSFVFVLFAAVQALYSPETTASAVTEPRNVVIIPGVNDFLPLSAAPHIIVGMLIALVAHEGAHGLLCRVEDIDIESMGVALLAIIPMGAFVEPNQESQERADRGGKTRMFAAGVTANFLVTVLVFALLFGPVAGSIAVAPGAAVGGAFPGSPADQAGISEGDRITAVGGQSVADEGELTDALAEADGQVAVTLADGDDQREVAVEREVSVVEAVESGPSGLGTGDSIATVNGEPVTTETEFREAIGEEPVVTVETGDGEEHTFAAGALSSVVDGPGAEAGMPEGESVVITAVDGERVLDSGELTGVLQGTEPGQTVEIEAVVGGETETYSVELGEHPDGYGQVGINVQPGITGLVLDDLGIQPYPAATYLGFVSGEGGGNFIGAITLALILPIAGIGGFGLPFNFAGFTGFVTNFYVVEGALAPLGSGVFLLANMLFWTGWINLNLGFFNCIPAFPLDGGHILRTSTEAIVSRLPIEGSYELTKTVTVSVGVTMLMGLLLMIFGQGLLA; the protein is encoded by the coding sequence ATGAGTACGCTCACGTGGGTCCTCGTGGGTCTCGCGCTCTACTGGGCGATCCTGCTCTCGGCTCGCAGCCGGGGGCTGTTGCCCGAGTACGTCGGGACGCAGGGCCCGATCATCACCCTCCACACGAAACGCGGGCGGGTCCTTTTGGACACGCTCGCGCGCCCCAAACGGTTCTGGCGGGCCTTCAGCAACGTCGGCGTCGGGATCGCGCTCGTCGTGATGGCGCTGAGTTTCGTGTTCGTCCTCTTCGCCGCGGTGCAGGCGCTGTACTCCCCCGAAACGACCGCGAGCGCCGTCACCGAACCGAGAAACGTCGTGATTATTCCCGGCGTCAACGACTTCCTCCCGCTGTCGGCGGCCCCGCATATCATTGTCGGCATGCTCATCGCGCTGGTCGCCCACGAGGGCGCCCACGGACTGCTCTGTCGGGTCGAGGACATCGACATCGAGTCGATGGGTGTCGCGCTGCTCGCGATCATCCCGATGGGCGCGTTCGTCGAGCCGAACCAGGAGAGCCAGGAGAGAGCTGACCGCGGCGGCAAAACCCGGATGTTCGCCGCGGGCGTCACCGCGAACTTCCTCGTAACGGTCCTCGTCTTCGCGCTGCTGTTCGGCCCGGTCGCCGGCTCGATCGCGGTCGCGCCGGGCGCGGCGGTCGGCGGGGCGTTCCCCGGATCGCCGGCCGACCAGGCCGGCATCAGCGAGGGCGACCGCATCACCGCCGTCGGGGGCCAGTCGGTAGCCGACGAGGGCGAACTCACCGACGCGCTGGCAGAAGCCGACGGCCAGGTGGCGGTGACGCTCGCGGACGGCGACGACCAGCGCGAGGTCGCGGTCGAGCGCGAGGTGAGCGTCGTCGAAGCCGTCGAAAGTGGCCCCAGCGGGCTCGGAACCGGCGACTCGATCGCGACCGTCAACGGCGAGCCGGTGACGACCGAAACCGAGTTCCGCGAGGCGATCGGCGAGGAGCCCGTTGTGACCGTCGAGACGGGCGACGGCGAGGAACACACCTTCGCCGCGGGTGCGCTCTCAAGCGTCGTCGACGGGCCCGGTGCCGAGGCCGGAATGCCCGAGGGCGAGTCGGTCGTGATCACCGCGGTCGACGGCGAACGCGTCCTCGACAGTGGGGAGTTGACGGGCGTGCTTCAGGGCACCGAACCCGGCCAGACGGTCGAGATCGAGGCCGTCGTCGGCGGCGAGACCGAGACCTACAGCGTCGAACTCGGCGAACATCCCGACGGCTATGGACAGGTCGGGATCAACGTTCAGCCCGGTATCACCGGACTGGTGCTCGACGATCTGGGCATCCAGCCCTACCCCGCCGCGACGTACCTCGGCTTCGTGAGCGGCGAGGGTGGCGGCAACTTCATCGGCGCGATCACGCTCGCGCTGATCCTCCCCATTGCGGGCATCGGCGGGTTCGGCCTGCCCTTCAACTTCGCGGGCTTCACCGGCTTCGTGACGAACTTCTATGTCGTCGAGGGCGCGCTCGCGCCGCTCGGTAGTGGCGTCTTCCTGCTCGCGAACATGCTGTTTTGGACCGGCTGGATCAATCTCAACCTCGGCTTCTTCAACTGCATTCCGGCCTTCCCCCTCGACGGCGGGCATATCCTCCGGACCAGTACGGAGGCGATCGTCTCCCGACTTCCGATCGAGGGCAGCTACGAACTGACGAAGACGGTGACGGTCTCGGTGGGCGTGACGATGCTGATGGGGCTGTTGCTCATGATCTTCGGACAGGGGCTGCTCGCCTAA
- a CDS encoding PadR family transcriptional regulator, translating into MRKSGPPKGVISYLVLELLDEKPRYGYEILKEITEISGGHWEPSYGSVYPILYKFEEEGWAERIEREDEPDRKYFALTESGHEKLEKKRESTAETGQEFADVILGFYHVYVALATDERFDLPAAEGHWNFDETFSAWIAEQVIRHYERDFGEFDRVSETPEEFAERYGLEER; encoded by the coding sequence ATGCGAAAGAGTGGGCCGCCGAAAGGGGTCATCTCGTATCTCGTTCTCGAACTCCTCGACGAAAAGCCCCGCTACGGCTACGAGATCTTGAAGGAGATCACCGAGATCAGTGGCGGCCACTGGGAACCCTCCTACGGATCGGTCTACCCCATTCTCTATAAGTTCGAGGAGGAGGGCTGGGCCGAGCGGATCGAACGCGAGGACGAACCTGACCGCAAGTACTTCGCGCTCACCGAGTCGGGTCACGAAAAACTGGAGAAGAAGCGCGAATCGACCGCCGAAACGGGCCAGGAGTTCGCCGACGTGATCCTGGGGTTTTACCACGTCTACGTCGCGCTCGCGACCGACGAGCGGTTCGACCTCCCCGCCGCCGAGGGCCACTGGAACTTCGACGAGACGTTCAGCGCGTGGATCGCAGAACAGGTGATCCGCCACTACGAGCGCGATTTCGGTGAATTCGACCGAGTCTCGGAAACTCCCGAGGAGTTCGCGGAACGGTACGGGTTGGAGGAGCGTTAG
- a CDS encoding heme-binding protein, which translates to MERRDPPRTEEGLYVLHDLRRVDWDAWRGAAERDREAAIEDGVAYLEDHAAVEEGDTAVFSVLGHKADLLVVHLRPTLEALDRAEREFEGCALASFTDRASSYLSVAEASGYTEAAEDYFDPDAEADPGLQRYMDSRLHPELPETEFVSFYPMSKRRDPEYNWYDLPFDERRELMAAHGDIGREYAGKVTQIISGSVGFDDHEWGVTLFADDMTDIKQLLTEMRFDPSSSKYAEFGRFYTGRRFAPAQLDAFLAGESVSFDGIDESGGEGAVDTELAEEFGRLGVTVDIPEGAHGLVLRSEVDVETVREEVDGLRGNFEHYDSHVLTEVKEDEGEAAIVSVWETERAAGTARGFLEELPGVHEVIAGALADEDVEPEETGEAEADTDDIRGELAELDIYAGKPHGEDVYAMVLYSEADPDELAPAVEDLSDGFDRYDTHVKTATYQAEDGSRSAVVSIWGTADAADTAGGFLADLPGIVARAGEESGFGTMGMFYTVKPDYQEDFVEKFGVVGGLLEDMDGHHDTDLMVNVADENDMFIASQWRSKEDAMGFFRSDAFRDTVQWGRDVLADRPRHVFLA; encoded by the coding sequence ATGGAACGACGTGACCCGCCGAGAACCGAAGAGGGGCTGTACGTGCTACACGACCTCCGGCGCGTCGATTGGGATGCCTGGCGCGGGGCCGCCGAACGCGACCGCGAGGCCGCAATCGAGGACGGTGTCGCGTACCTCGAGGACCACGCCGCCGTCGAGGAGGGTGACACGGCGGTCTTCAGCGTCCTGGGCCACAAGGCCGATCTACTCGTCGTTCACCTCCGGCCCACGCTCGAAGCACTCGACCGGGCCGAACGCGAGTTTGAGGGCTGTGCGCTCGCGTCGTTCACTGACCGGGCGAGTTCCTATCTCTCGGTCGCGGAGGCGTCGGGCTACACCGAGGCCGCGGAGGACTACTTCGATCCCGACGCCGAGGCCGACCCCGGGCTGCAGCGCTACATGGACTCACGGCTCCATCCCGAACTCCCCGAGACGGAGTTCGTCAGCTTCTACCCGATGTCGAAACGCCGCGACCCCGAGTACAACTGGTACGACCTGCCCTTCGACGAGCGCCGGGAACTCATGGCCGCCCACGGCGACATCGGGCGCGAGTATGCGGGGAAGGTCACCCAGATCATCTCCGGCAGCGTCGGCTTCGATGACCACGAGTGGGGCGTCACCCTCTTCGCCGACGACATGACCGACATCAAACAGCTCCTCACCGAGATGCGCTTCGATCCCTCCTCCTCGAAGTACGCCGAGTTCGGGCGCTTTTACACGGGTCGGCGGTTCGCGCCCGCGCAGTTGGACGCGTTCCTCGCCGGCGAGTCGGTCTCGTTCGATGGGATCGACGAGAGCGGAGGCGAGGGGGCCGTCGACACCGAACTCGCCGAGGAGTTCGGCCGCCTCGGCGTCACCGTCGACATCCCCGAGGGCGCCCACGGTCTCGTGCTTCGCTCGGAGGTGGACGTCGAGACGGTCCGGGAGGAGGTCGACGGGCTGCGCGGGAACTTCGAACACTACGACAGTCACGTGTTGACGGAGGTCAAAGAGGACGAGGGGGAAGCGGCGATCGTCAGCGTCTGGGAGACCGAACGCGCCGCGGGTACGGCGCGCGGGTTCCTCGAAGAGCTACCGGGCGTCCACGAGGTGATCGCGGGCGCGCTCGCCGACGAGGACGTCGAGCCGGAGGAGACCGGCGAGGCCGAGGCTGACACCGACGACATCCGCGGCGAGCTCGCGGAGCTCGACATCTACGCGGGCAAGCCCCACGGCGAGGACGTCTACGCGATGGTGCTCTACTCCGAGGCCGACCCCGACGAGCTGGCCCCGGCGGTCGAGGACCTCTCCGACGGCTTCGACCGCTACGACACCCACGTCAAGACCGCGACTTATCAGGCGGAAGACGGGAGCCGCTCGGCCGTCGTCAGCATCTGGGGGACGGCCGACGCCGCCGACACCGCCGGCGGCTTCTTGGCCGACCTGCCCGGTATCGTCGCTCGTGCGGGAGAAGAATCGGGCTTCGGGACGATGGGGATGTTCTACACCGTCAAGCCCGACTACCAGGAGGACTTCGTCGAGAAATTCGGGGTCGTGGGCGGCCTGCTGGAGGACATGGACGGCCACCACGACACCGACCTGATGGTCAACGTCGCCGACGAGAACGACATGTTTATCGCCAGCCAGTGGCGCTCGAAGGAGGACGCGATGGGCTTCTTCCGCTCCGACGCCTTCCGTGATACCGTCCAGTGGGGTCGTGACGTCCTCGCGGACCGGCCCCGCCACGTCTTCCTCGCATGA
- a CDS encoding aldo/keto reductase — protein sequence MHYRTLGDSEVEVSEVGFGAWTVGTDWWGDRTDEDAIGMLEHALEQGITYFDTGDVYGHGRSEELVGEAFADRREEVTIATKVGYDFYNNPQAGHGELPKEMDPDYLRDAVEKSLDRLDTDYIDVLQLHNADAEELTPEVLDVLDELEDEGRIRARGLALGPSIGWLAEGDTAIAEGFDAVQLVWNLLEQEVGNHFLETIEELDAETSLIPRVPHSSGLLNEQVTPETELGEGDHRGFRPDAWYETGWEKLETLRFLEREGERTMGQASIKWLLAHDAVASVTPTFRTTADIDEWADTSEVPPLSEGELDRIAELYATNFGIERDDGMDSLRSSVDGTDLREAGIDK from the coding sequence ATGCACTACCGCACGCTCGGCGACTCGGAGGTCGAGGTCAGCGAGGTCGGCTTCGGCGCCTGGACCGTCGGCACCGATTGGTGGGGCGACCGGACCGACGAGGACGCGATCGGGATGCTCGAACACGCCCTCGAACAGGGGATCACCTACTTCGACACGGGCGACGTCTACGGCCATGGTCGCTCGGAGGAGCTGGTTGGCGAGGCCTTCGCCGACCGCCGCGAGGAGGTGACCATCGCCACGAAGGTCGGCTACGACTTCTACAACAACCCCCAGGCCGGCCACGGCGAACTCCCGAAGGAGATGGACCCCGACTACCTCCGCGACGCCGTCGAGAAGAGCCTCGATCGGCTCGACACCGACTACATCGACGTGCTCCAGCTCCACAACGCCGACGCCGAGGAGCTCACCCCCGAGGTGCTCGACGTGCTCGACGAGCTCGAAGACGAGGGTCGGATCCGCGCTCGCGGGCTCGCACTCGGCCCCTCCATCGGATGGCTCGCCGAGGGCGATACGGCCATCGCCGAGGGGTTCGACGCCGTCCAGCTCGTCTGGAACCTCCTCGAACAGGAGGTCGGCAACCATTTCCTCGAGACCATCGAGGAGCTCGACGCCGAGACGAGCCTCATCCCCCGCGTGCCCCATTCGTCGGGGCTGCTCAACGAGCAAGTCACCCCCGAGACCGAACTCGGAGAGGGCGATCATCGGGGCTTTCGCCCCGATGCGTGGTACGAGACGGGCTGGGAGAAGCTCGAAACGCTTCGCTTCCTCGAACGAGAGGGAGAACGCACGATGGGACAGGCCTCGATCAAGTGGCTCCTCGCCCACGACGCCGTCGCGAGCGTGACGCCCACCTTCCGCACGACCGCCGACATCGACGAGTGGGCAGATACGAGCGAAGTCCCGCCGCTCTCCGAAGGGGAACTCGACCGCATTGCCGAGCTCTACGCGACGAACTTCGGGATCGAGCGCGACGACGGTATGGACAGTCTCCGATCCTCGGTCGACGGCACGGACCTCCGTGAGGCGGGCATCGACAAGTAG
- a CDS encoding acyltransferase, which produces MTKRHVSLPEEAEEGVEAFIAEVDDRLAGEEDTCEVVRDTLVDLYGDREAYERWQAGEEVSPAERVRLQGYDPCNATLESEYYAEKDEAKFRRSKHLQWLWRQFDATPMADNVEFALRFRRMLASHLFADCGEGCRFFKGISVTYGHNITVGDNTVIHDGVHLDDRGRLEIGDRASISDGAHLYSHDHDVVDQTEVTNFRTVVEDDARVTYDAMVRAGCVVGENSIVGARAIVQGDVPAHHVVVGSPARSVRIKPGFEDRAEPIGDGLTNRRDDREVPYELPDELERFDEFGRDFGTTDGTG; this is translated from the coding sequence ATGACGAAACGTCACGTCTCGCTCCCCGAGGAGGCGGAAGAAGGGGTCGAGGCGTTCATCGCGGAGGTCGACGACCGGCTCGCCGGCGAGGAGGACACCTGCGAGGTCGTCCGCGACACCCTCGTGGACCTCTACGGGGATCGGGAGGCCTACGAGCGCTGGCAGGCCGGCGAGGAGGTCTCGCCCGCAGAACGGGTTCGCCTGCAGGGGTACGACCCGTGTAACGCCACCCTCGAAAGCGAGTACTACGCCGAGAAGGACGAGGCGAAGTTCAGACGCTCGAAACACCTCCAGTGGCTCTGGCGGCAGTTCGACGCCACACCGATGGCCGACAACGTCGAGTTCGCGCTTCGGTTCCGGCGGATGCTCGCGAGCCACCTCTTCGCCGACTGTGGCGAGGGCTGTCGCTTCTTCAAAGGGATCTCGGTTACGTACGGCCACAACATCACCGTCGGCGATAACACGGTGATCCACGACGGCGTCCACCTCGACGACCGCGGACGACTGGAGATCGGGGATCGGGCGTCGATCTCCGACGGCGCGCACCTCTACAGTCACGACCACGACGTCGTCGATCAGACCGAGGTGACGAACTTCCGGACCGTCGTCGAGGACGACGCGCGGGTGACCTACGACGCGATGGTCCGGGCGGGCTGCGTGGTGGGCGAGAACAGCATCGTCGGGGCGCGTGCGATCGTCCAGGGCGACGTCCCGGCCCACCACGTCGTCGTCGGCTCCCCCGCGAGAAGCGTGCGGATCAAACCGGGTTTCGAGGACCGGGCCGAACCGATCGGGGACGGTCTGACGAACCGACGGGACGACCGCGAGGTTCCCTACGAACTGCCGGACGAGCTTGAGCGCTTCGACGAGTTCGGTCGGGATTTCGGGACGACGGACGGGACTGGATAG
- a CDS encoding NAD+ synthase, protein MIDLRFSEEELDTVHDRITGFIADTIDEAGADGAILGLSGGIDSTLTAYLAVDALGKENLRGLVLPGQVSSEENMSDAERVARDLEIEYDVIEIDPIVDTFVSTVPEVKGDHVAVGNARARVRAVLNYLLANHENRIVLGTGNRAEAAVGYFTKYGDGAVDCHPIGNLYKQQVRQLARHVGVAEDLAAKTPTAELWEDQTDEGELGIDYDTLDAVLALHIDGPLSTSATSEAVGCEERVVEDVRTLYERSAHKRAVPPAPER, encoded by the coding sequence ATGATCGACCTGCGATTCTCCGAGGAGGAACTCGACACCGTCCACGACCGGATCACCGGATTCATCGCCGACACGATCGACGAGGCGGGCGCCGACGGCGCGATCCTGGGGCTGTCGGGCGGGATCGACAGCACGCTGACCGCCTACTTGGCCGTCGACGCACTCGGCAAGGAGAACCTCCGCGGACTCGTCCTGCCCGGACAGGTGAGCAGCGAGGAGAACATGAGCGACGCCGAACGGGTCGCCCGTGATCTCGAAATCGAGTACGACGTGATCGAGATCGACCCGATCGTCGACACATTCGTCTCGACGGTACCGGAAGTCAAGGGCGATCACGTCGCTGTCGGCAACGCCCGCGCGCGGGTCCGGGCGGTACTCAACTACCTGCTGGCGAACCACGAGAACCGGATCGTGCTGGGGACCGGCAACCGCGCCGAAGCCGCGGTGGGCTACTTCACGAAGTACGGCGACGGCGCGGTCGACTGTCATCCCATCGGAAACCTCTACAAACAGCAGGTCCGCCAGCTCGCACGCCACGTCGGCGTCGCCGAGGACCTCGCGGCGAAGACCCCCACCGCCGAACTCTGGGAGGACCAGACCGACGAGGGCGAACTCGGGATCGATTACGACACCCTCGACGCGGTGCTCGCACTGCACATCGACGGGCCGCTGTCGACCTCGGCGACCAGTGAAGCCGTCGGCTGCGAGGAGCGCGTGGTCGAGGACGTCCGGACGCTCTACGAGCGAAGCGCCCACAAGCGTGCGGTGCCGCCCGCACCCGAGCGCTAG
- a CDS encoding enoyl-CoA hydratase/isomerase family protein — MIETRSEGDVCHVTLARPDRRNALTPDGLDALARAVRGADEPVVYLSGAGSAFCAGADLDVVADLEDGRAFAERGQRTARAIEGAESVVVAGVDGPARGGGLEMALACDLRIATPEATFGEPGVGFGLFGAWGGTVRLPRLVSGADAADLSLSGRVIDAEEALRMGLVSRIVEDPETVAREVAENDHRALALTKKRLRDVSSSTEQETAEATAFAELIGRYERP; from the coding sequence ATGATCGAAACTCGCTCCGAAGGCGACGTTTGCCACGTCACGCTCGCCCGCCCCGACCGGCGCAACGCGCTCACCCCCGACGGCCTCGACGCGCTGGCTCGCGCCGTCCGTGGGGCCGACGAACCCGTCGTCTACCTCTCGGGGGCCGGCTCGGCGTTCTGTGCGGGCGCGGATCTGGACGTGGTCGCCGACCTGGAGGACGGCCGGGCGTTCGCCGAGCGGGGCCAGCGCACCGCCCGCGCGATCGAAGGGGCCGAGAGCGTCGTGGTCGCGGGGGTCGACGGCCCGGCCCGCGGCGGCGGCCTCGAAATGGCGCTGGCCTGCGACCTGCGGATCGCAACCCCTGAGGCGACTTTCGGCGAGCCCGGCGTCGGTTTTGGCCTGTTCGGCGCGTGGGGCGGCACCGTCCGTCTGCCCCGCCTTGTCAGTGGGGCCGACGCGGCGGACCTCTCGCTTTCCGGTCGGGTAATCGACGCCGAGGAGGCCCTCCGAATGGGACTGGTCTCGCGGATCGTCGAGGATCCGGAAACGGTCGCCCGCGAGGTCGCCGAAAACGATCACCGCGCGCTCGCGCTGACCAAGAAACGGCTCCGGGACGTCTCTTCGAGTACGGAACAGGAAACGGCGGAGGCGACCGCGTTCGCCGAACTGATCGGGCGATACGAGCGCCCGTAA
- a CDS encoding DUF7114 family protein, whose translation MEQAELARDGVREAVADIEPPRLAERIDAILAGASMAPGALVCLLAQRTDPEADREAVAERAAGVQLIYEGLRLTRRLAQEEPWADSEEHTAANLDVLAADILVSRGFYLLATTEAAATAVETIRAFGRDQTHRREPDADREALDSSLERDVIALAGVAGESATDGSLPDTLGGTVERLAARAGRPLADAEELFSGTALMGTDGQAKASATDT comes from the coding sequence ATGGAACAGGCCGAGTTGGCTCGCGACGGCGTGCGGGAGGCCGTGGCCGACATCGAACCACCGCGGCTGGCCGAGCGCATCGACGCCATCCTCGCCGGCGCCTCCATGGCCCCCGGCGCGCTCGTCTGTCTGCTGGCCCAGCGGACCGATCCCGAGGCTGACCGGGAAGCGGTCGCAGAACGCGCCGCCGGGGTTCAGCTCATCTACGAGGGGCTTCGCCTCACCCGCCGGCTCGCCCAAGAGGAGCCGTGGGCCGACTCGGAGGAGCATACCGCCGCGAACCTCGACGTTCTCGCCGCCGACATCCTCGTTTCCCGGGGGTTCTACCTGCTCGCGACCACCGAGGCCGCAGCGACCGCCGTCGAGACCATCCGCGCCTTTGGCCGGGATCAGACCCACCGCCGCGAGCCCGACGCCGACCGGGAGGCGCTCGACAGTTCGCTCGAACGGGACGTGATCGCGCTGGCGGGCGTCGCCGGCGAGAGCGCCACTGACGGATCGCTCCCCGATACGCTGGGCGGGACCGTCGAGCGTCTCGCCGCACGGGCCGGCCGGCCGCTTGCGGACGCCGAGGAGCTGTTTTCCGGGACTGCTCTCATGGGAACCGACGGACAGGCCAAAGCGTCGGCGACCGACACCTAA